The following are from one region of the Plutella xylostella chromosome 21, ilPluXylo3.1, whole genome shotgun sequence genome:
- the LOC105382889 gene encoding glutathione S-transferase 1, translated as MPLILYVSDASPPARAVLMLAEILQLEFDKQYINPVLREQDSPEMTQKNPMRTVPTLEDGEFCLADSHAIILYLMEKYGQNHRNLYPEDLRVRSTIHQRLFFDCSILFPRLRAIMAPTFLGKLNQPSGSMVTNIEDAYRTLEAYLSQSKYLAGPEMTIADISAVATVCGLDGLHPIDEKRHPNTREWLVNMSRKPFYRKCNAEGNEMLISLLKSSMKNNKQNDKKAKL; from the exons ATGCCACTAATACTGTACGTGAGTGATGCCAGCCCACCAGCCAGGGCGGTATTGATGTTGGCAGAAATACTGCAATTAGaatttgataaacaatacatCAATCCAGTCTTACGAGAGCAAGATTCACCGGAGATGACCCAG aaaaATCCAATGAGGACAGTGCCCACTTTAGAAGATGGAGAATTCTGCCTAGCAGAcag CCATGccataattttatacttaatggAGAAATATGGACAGAACCATAGAAATCTTTATCCAGAAGACCTGAGAGTTCGGTCCACAATACACCAAAGACTGTTCTTTGATTGCAGTATATTATTCCCAAGATTAAGAGCCATCATG GCACCAACATTTTTAGGCAAACTGAACCAACCTTCAGGATCCATGGTGACCAACATTGAGGATGCATACAGGACTTTGGAGGCTTACCTGTCTCAATCCAAGTACTTAGCTGGTCCAGAGATGACTATAGCTGATATATCTGCTGTGGCAACCGTTTGTGGCTTAGATGGATTGCATCCAATCGATGAAAAGAG ACATCCCAACACTCGAGAATGGTTAGTAAATATGTCTAGAAAACCATTTTACAGAAAATGCAATGCAGAAGGAAATGAAATGCTGATATCACTACTAAAATCttcaatgaaaaataataaacaaaacgataaaaaagCTAAATTATGA
- the LOC105382886 gene encoding glucoamylase 1-like — translation MLRYADGSEKNRLEDISLDEDKKVGLRHRILLNRPAKVIFALALTSVLSPILLYHYVLSSTRESRPSDSYSVGSCLIPRTSRLPCGKGDVTPDQCHPQCCYDLANHVCFHRLPSRFSYILNYDWSENLNLQPRIPTEPFANQPSYTDVRLSIDEVSPSHMTMAFYNAKDRNTTGNRLNETLYSYKVSSPELNIVVQAPQGIIFNTHYGPLIASDNIWEVSFKLTDEVMFGLGEIPLEKGTVKVLYNNKEDGCSIPLIYAKLNGSYHGLLFDMETATEVQVREDNQVVVRSVTRSGLKFHLFVGPEPRLVLQDVLAVIGRPQSQPYWMLGAHVCSSDPTQTMEDALESLKTFVSSAQTAKVPYDSHCGTTPIVLNKDGSNTAVQTGITTLKNQNKRYLPHVSPFIRYHVCENSTENENSTMTEGYSTDTDIECETNDEVDIYANSLLQDNSTNPYIGKFGDLHVVYPDYEAENSTELLKTFWSTIGTYDGVILENSWPQDDYYDKEMMGETYEILPYFTKYFEKAFNHTPQWNAIRPGGAFHMYSHNIYSNHFLSTVQELGTTPVFTSSQWMNGNATVNRQNVPTSWASLHRELKAVALNGISGLRYTNTPICGDTDNYNPELQTMLCVKWYQAATYLPLIKIHSHRSARDPLAFTGSYRKYVLEALNRRQSLLPYFYTVLQGGPLLRPMFYQFPKEAELESLSSQYSVGDSLLIVPNLLPKQASVLVWMPPGTWYEMWGGLRVTTAEVETITMTTTDEDFLVFVRGGSIIFMQKDTQLTSEDTRKRSSYELLIALECLNSTISNSTKTEQLNCSATGDLFVTSHLTIHATADEENVTFTHTGYGFESLCGSAAVTVDYIPKITLYGPKNRVVYRDVNLCQLQTPVGGDNSFTVTLVD, via the exons AGGTGGGGCTGCGGCACAGAATACTCCTGAACAGGCCTGCAAAAGTTATATTCGCCTTGGCTTTAACTTCAGTGTTATCGCCAATATTGCTGTACCATTACGTGCTATCGTCAACGCGAGAAAGCCGGCCTTCTGACAGCTACTCTGTCGGCTCATGCCTCATCCCCCGCACCTCACGACTGCCCTGCGGCAAAGGTGACGTCACTCCCGACCAATGCCACCCTCAGTGCTGTTACGACCTCGCCAACCATGTCTGCTTCCACCGCCTTCCGTCCAGATTCTCCTACATCCTTAACTACGACTGGTCCGAAAACCTGAACCTTCAGCCGAGGATACCGACGGAACCCTTCGCCAACCAGCCGAGTTACACCGACGTCCGACTGTCGATCGATGAGGTGTCTCCCTCACACATGACCATGGCGTTCTACAACGCAAAGGATAGAAACACCACGGGAAACAGACTCAACGAGACGTTATACTCTTACAAGGTTTCTTCCCCAGAGTTGAACATAGTCGTGCAAGCGCCTCAAGGGATCATCTTCAACACACACTACGGTCCTCTAATAGCTTCAGACAATATTTGGGAGGTTTCCTTCAAACTGACAGATGAAGTCATGTTCGGTCTGGGGGAGATACCGCTGGAGAAGGGTACTGTGAAAGTCCTGTACAACAACAAAGAAGATGGCTGCTCAATTCCTCTGATCTACGCTAAACTGAACGGTTCTTACCACGGGCTACTGTTTGATATGGAGACGGCTACTGAGGTGCAAGTGAGGGAGGACAATCAG GTAGTGGTGAGGAGCGTGACTCGTTCAGGTCTGAAGTTCCACCTGTTTGTGGGCCCAGAGCCGCGTCTCGTGCTGCAGGATGTCTTGGCTGTGATTGGTCGGCCGCAGAGCCAGCCGTATTGGATGCTCGGGGCGCATGTCTGTTCCAG TGACCCGACGCAAACGATGGAAGACGCGTTGGAGAGCTTGAAAACGTTTGTATCTTCCGCCCAAACGGCCAAGGTCCCGTACGACAGCCACTGTGGGACCACTCCCATTGTTCTCAACAAGGATGGGTCCAACACCGCGGTACAGACGGGCATCACTACCTTGAAGAACCAAAACAAAAGATACTTGCCTCATGTGTCGCCtttt ATCCGGTACCATGTTTGCGAAAATTCCACTGAAAATGAAAACAGCACGATGACAGAAGGCTATTCAACCGACACAGACATTGAGTGCGAAACCAATGATGAAGTGGACATTTATGCCAATAGTTTACTCCAGGATAATTCCACGAATCCCTACATTGGTAAATTCGGCGACCTTCATGTGGTTTACCCCGATTATGAAGCTGAAAACTCTACAGAACTTCTTAAGACCTTTTGGTCCACTATAGGAACTTATGATGGGGTAATATTGGAAAACAGCTGGCCTCAAGATGACTATTATGACAAAGAAATGATGGGTGAAACTTATGAGATTCTACCGTATTTCACTAAG TATTTTGAAAAAGCATTCAACCATACGCCGCAATGGAACGCGATCCGGCCAGGCGGCGCCTTCCATATGTACTCTCACAACATCTACAGTAACCACTTCCTCTCCACCGTCCAAGAACTCGGCACCACCCCTGTCTTCACCAGCAGCCAATGGATGAACGGCAATGCCACTGTCAACCGCCAAAACGTACCTACTTCCTGGGCAAGCCTCCACCGAGAGCTAAAAGCTGTTGCCTTAAACGGTATATCTGGTCTAAGATACACGAACACACCTATTTGTGGAGATACCGATAACTATAACCCTGAACTGCAGACCATGCTGTGTGTCAAGTGGTACCAGGCTGCTACCTACCTGCCTCTCATCAAGATCCATTCGCACAGATCGGCTCGGGACCCCTTAGCGTTCACTGGAAGCTACAGGAAGTATGTTCTGGAAGCATTGAACAGACGACAGAGTTTGCTTCCGTATTTCTACACGGTGTTGCAAGGAGGTCCGCTGCTCAGGCCGATGTTCTACCAGTTCCCCAAAGAGGCGGAATTAGAAAGTCTGAGCTCGCAGTATAGCGTTGGGGACAGTTTGCTGATAGTGCCGAATCTGCTGCCCAAGCAGGCCAGTGTGCTGGTGTGGATGCCTCCAGGGACGTGGTATGAGATGTGGGGAGGCCTGAGGGTGACTACCGCTGAAGTAGAGACCATCACCATGACCACCACTGATGAGGACTTCCTGGTCTTTGTAAGGGGTGGCTCGATCATATTTATgcaaaaa GACACCCAACTGACATCCGAGGATACCCGGAAGAGGTCAAGCTACGAACTCTTGATTGCCTTAGAATGCTTGAATAGTACAATTTCTAATTCTACCAAAACCGAACAACTTAACTGCTCAGCTACAGGAGATCTCTTCGTAACCTCTCATTTGACAATCCACGCGACAGCTGATGAAGAAAACGTCACTTTCACGCACACAGGATACGGGTTCGAATCCCTGTGCGGAAGTGCTGCGGTAACTGTTGATTATATCCCGAAAATAACGCTTTATGGACCGAAAAATAGGGTCGTTTATAGAGACGTCAACCTTTGCCAACTTCAAACTCCGGTGGGAGGCGATAATAGTTTCACAGTTACACTGGTCGATTAA
- the LOC105382888 gene encoding ribose-phosphate pyrophosphokinase 2-like, with protein sequence MSEPVDNAVNQLGEKERTHFNLPTPRMPDIKVFSGSSHPHIAKTIVARLGLPLGKATTKKFSNHETSVEIGESVRGDDVYIVQSGCGEINDNLMELFIMINACKIASASRVTAVIPCFPYSRQDKKEKSRAPITAKLLANLVSVAGADRVITIDLHSTQIQGFFNIPVDNLYAEPAITKWIKENIPEWRDSVMVSPDAGGVKRMTSIADRLDIDFAIIHKESQKVGEVNSTVLVGDVNNRTAIMVDDLADTCDTIVKGAEKLRESGAKKVYAILTHGVLAGNAIEKINNSYLEALVVTNTIPQEKNMKVCPKLQTIDISVMLAEAIRRTHYNESVSYLFTNVPY encoded by the coding sequence ATGAGTGAACCAGTAGATAACGCGGTGAATCAACTCGGTGAAAAGGAAAGGACACACTTCAACCTGCCAACTCCAAGGATGCCGGACATCAAAGTGTTCAGCGGGAGCTCGCACCCTCACATCGCGAAGACGATTGTGGCTCGACTCGGGCTTCCCCTGGGCAAGGCGACTACCAAGAAATTCAGCAACCACGAGACAAGCGTCGAGATCGGGGAGTCCGTCCGCGGAGATGACGTCTACATCGTGCAGAGCGGCTGCGGAGAGATCAACGACAACCTCATGGAGCTCTTCATCATGATCAACGCGTGCAAGATCGCGTCCGCGTCGCGCGTCACCGCCGTCATCCCCTGCTTCCCCTACTCCAGGCAGGACAAGAAAGAGAAGAGCCGCGCCCCCATCACCGCCAAACTTCTGGCGAATCTAGTCTCCGTCGCCGGCGCCGACAGGGTCATCACCATCGACCTCCACTCCACACAAATCCAGGGCTTCTTCAACATCCCTGTTGACAACCTGTACGCGGAACCCGCTATCACTAAGTGGATCAAGGAAAACATCCCTGAATGGAGGGACAGCGTCATGGTCTCGCCTGACGCCGGCGGGGTCAAGCGGATGACCTCTATCGCCGACCGCTTAGATATCGACTTCGCGATCATCCACAAGGAGAGCCAGAAAGTTGGGGAGGTCAACTCGACAGTGTTGGTCGGTGATGTGAACAACAGAACGGCGATCATGGTCGATGACTTGGCGGATACCTGCGACACCATTGTGAAGGGAGCTGAGAAGTTAAGAGAGTCTGGAGCGAAGAAAGTTTACGCTATTCTGACGCACGGTGTGTTAGCTGGCAACGCGATAGAGAAGATTAACAACTCCTACTTGGAGGCGTTAGTAGTGACTAACACCATTCCTCAGGAGAAGAACATGAAGGTGTGTCCGAAACTGCAGACGATCGATATTTCCGTGATGCTGGCGGAGGCGATCCGGCGCACCCACTACAACGAATCTGTTTCTTATTTATTCACTAACGTACCTTATTAG
- the LOC125490149 gene encoding uncharacterized protein LOC125490149 — MSMEDLILDVAKLATDGDDPNVPPLVTGVAENPADQIAPEGAGDNQREQVSTRRPARSGAARRRLRMWLAKGKSIEEAKALCLRPLAQTESELEVEATPTQASKRTRSEEQTPPNPPRKQPRCDGTPEDRPTYSAAASSLKVGVRDERRALSIEDVAFFNAAIERELYVTDFAPGTAPVFGGVSYADGLIIVTCLNQASRDWLCGCSGRLRPWAGAALKTVEGQALPRPVIATAFFKSLAEPKVLLDLLRKQNEGLDCSTWRVLGRRLEKNGQHLTFSVSKASYEVLKAVKFRPNCGTAGAVFRVRVPKGAAAVEQPTAQTTLPAAYCQARPDGPVEAESRGGSSAAPAVEPVAGPSGISTHRPGPSRAPPAGGAAPRGGKPARPGARKAPAPRGRAAGAAAGVRRPTQLPSLAKEHSSKKASRNPLNNPP, encoded by the coding sequence ATGTCAATGGAAGATTTGATTTTGGACGTAGCTAAGTTAGCTACTGACGGGGACGACCCAAACGTCCCTCCTTTGGTCACTGGGGTAGCGGAAAATCCCGCTGACCAAATCGCCCCTGAAGGGGCTGGTGACAACCAGAGAGAGCAGGTGTCTACCCGAAGACCGGCTCGCTCAGGTGCCGCCAGGAGAAGGCTCCGCATGTGGCTGGCAAAGGGCAAAAGCATCGAAGAGGCTAAAGCCCTCTGCCTAAGGCCGCTTGCGCAGACGGAGAGTGAGTTGGAGGTTGAAGCTACTCCCACCCAGGCCAGTAAAAGGACTAGGTCGGAGGAGCAAACGCCGCCAAATCCACCGCGGAAGCAACCTAGGTGTGATGGGACCCCGGAGGACCGCCCCACCTATAGTGCCGCCGCCAGCTCTCTCAAGGTGGGAGTACGCGATGAGCGAAGGGCCCTCAGTATTGAGGACGTAGCGTTCTTTAACGCTGCCATCGAGAGAGAGCTCTACGTGACTGATTTTGCGCCAGGGACAGCACCCGTCTTCGGGGGAGTGTCCTACGCTGACGGTCTCATTATAGTCACGTGTCTCAACCAGGCCAGTCGGGATTGGCTCTGCGGTTGTAGCGGCAGACTTCGGCCCTGGGCGGGGGCAGCCCTGAAGACAGTTGAAGGGCAAGCCCTACCCAGGCCCGTGATAGCGACGGCCTTCTTCAAGTCCCTTGCGGAACCGAAGGTCCTCCTAGATCTGCTGCGAAAGCAGAACGAAGGCCTCGACTGCAGCACATGGCGAGTGCTTGGTAGGAGGCTCGAGAAGAATGGTCAACACTTGACCTTCTCTGTCTCCAAAGCCTCCTACGAAGTACTCAAGGCTGTGAAGTTCCGCCCCAACTGTGGAACGGCTGGGGCTGTCTTCAGGGTCAGAGTCCCGAAGGGCGCAGCCGCCGTGGAGCAACCCACCGCGCAAACCACTCTCCCGGCGGCTTACTGCCAAGCTAGGCCTGATGGGCCGGTGGAAGCAGAGAGCCGAGGGGGGTCGAGCGCGGCTCCGGCGGTAGAGCCAGTTGCGGGGCCGAGTGGTATAAGTACTCACCGGCCGGGGCCGTCACGCGCGCCGCCGGCCGGGGGTGCTGCACCACGGGGCGGCAAGCCCGCGCGCCCGGGGGCCCGCAAGGCACCGGCGCCACGTGGGAGAGCTGCTGGAGCTGCAGCTGGAGTGAGGCGGCCCACGCAGCTGCCCTCTCTGGCAAAGGAGCACTCCAGCAAGAAGGCCTCCCGTAATCCCCTCAACAACCCACCTTAA